In one Trichlorobacter lovleyi SZ genomic region, the following are encoded:
- a CDS encoding selenobacteriocin has protein sequence MEKDRLKSILAGMGIASLVAGMAVVPFNAQGASGUGGKEGAGSTPKKEAGTSGUGGKSGAGSAETPKDKDGKQTPDDKKPAESKPAEKPAPKPGGSG, from the coding sequence TCCTGGCAGGAATGGGCATCGCCAGCCTCGTTGCAGGCATGGCGGTTGTTCCGTTCAACGCTCAGGGCGCGAGTGGTTGAGGCGGCAAGGAGGGTGCCGGGAGCACCCCGAAGAAGGAAGCCGGCACAAGTGGCTGAGGCGGTAAGAGCGGCGCCGGGAGCGCCGAGACCCCCAAAGACAAAGATGGCAAGCAGACCCCGGATGACAAGAAACCTGCAGAGAGCAAGCCTGCAGAAAAACCGGCTCCAAAGCCGGGCGGCAGCGGCTGA
- the sbtM gene encoding thio(seleno)oxazole modification radical SAM maturase SbtM encodes MGQDAWNRLIGKSLHELDPETVPAQLEKVAGLTHPEWLPDLARLELGCHRAMNIPLPQPEELQTLTINPSLQLLPVPWTHLLTLLTFGKKQDMERVEPGEELVLIWSDPTNRNLRFETALPDHLLALKMVTEGITPEEAAQQANQPIALFDAVLWDAVRKGVLLAPLSRLRRTPAIASQAVDNRFVAAEVFTLQWHLTQSCDLSCKHCYDRSQRAAFPFDRAVTLMQELRDFCWSRFVRPQVSFSGGNPLLHPDFYRIYQAAADHGLMTAILGNATERSNIERLMAIQRPVYYQVSLEGLEEHNDSIRGEGNFKRTIAFLEMLTELGVPNMVMLTLTRNNLDQVIPLAAVLEGITGGLTFNRLALFGEGARLALPTREEYKAFLEQYVAAMPTHPVLALKDSLLNVIYDDRGEPLFGGCAGFGCGAAFNFIAILSDGEVHACRKFPSPIGNILKQSLEEVYNAETAARYRDGSTACHGCKLKPVCGGCLAVTASFGHDPLTSKDPYCFRTK; translated from the coding sequence CTGGGACAGGATGCCTGGAATCGTCTGATCGGCAAATCCTTGCATGAGCTTGATCCGGAAACCGTGCCCGCCCAGCTGGAAAAGGTGGCCGGCCTGACCCACCCGGAATGGTTGCCGGATCTGGCCCGGCTGGAGCTGGGCTGTCACCGGGCCATGAATATTCCGCTGCCCCAGCCAGAAGAGCTGCAGACCCTGACCATCAACCCCTCATTGCAACTGCTACCGGTTCCCTGGACACATCTGCTGACCCTGCTGACCTTTGGCAAAAAGCAGGATATGGAACGGGTTGAGCCGGGTGAAGAACTGGTGCTGATCTGGTCTGATCCGACAAACAGGAATCTGCGATTTGAAACGGCCCTGCCGGACCACCTGCTGGCATTGAAGATGGTGACCGAAGGGATAACCCCGGAGGAGGCGGCACAACAGGCAAACCAGCCGATTGCACTGTTCGATGCCGTGCTGTGGGATGCTGTGCGCAAAGGGGTCCTGCTGGCACCGCTGTCGCGTCTGCGCCGTACCCCGGCGATTGCATCACAGGCGGTTGATAATCGTTTCGTTGCAGCCGAGGTGTTCACCCTGCAATGGCATCTGACCCAGAGTTGCGACCTGTCCTGCAAGCATTGTTACGACCGCAGCCAACGGGCAGCCTTCCCGTTTGACCGCGCCGTCACATTGATGCAGGAGCTGCGCGATTTCTGCTGGAGCCGCTTTGTACGACCCCAGGTTTCATTCAGCGGCGGCAATCCACTCCTGCATCCGGATTTCTACCGGATCTATCAGGCGGCAGCTGACCACGGCCTGATGACCGCCATCCTCGGGAACGCCACCGAACGCAGCAACATTGAACGGCTAATGGCGATCCAGCGTCCGGTCTACTATCAGGTCAGTCTTGAAGGGCTGGAAGAACATAACGACAGCATCCGGGGAGAAGGCAACTTCAAACGGACGATTGCATTTCTTGAAATGTTGACTGAGCTGGGGGTGCCCAACATGGTGATGCTGACCCTGACCAGGAACAATCTTGATCAGGTGATCCCGTTGGCTGCAGTTCTGGAGGGTATTACCGGCGGATTGACCTTCAACCGCCTGGCCCTGTTCGGTGAGGGGGCGCGGCTGGCGCTGCCCACCCGTGAGGAATACAAGGCATTTCTTGAGCAGTATGTGGCAGCCATGCCGACCCACCCGGTGCTGGCACTGAAAGACAGTCTGCTCAACGTAATCTACGATGACCGGGGCGAACCGTTGTTCGGCGGCTGCGCCGGATTCGGCTGCGGTGCCGCTTTCAACTTCATTGCCATCCTCTCCGATGGTGAGGTGCATGCCTGCCGAAAATTTCCTTCTCCCATCGGCAACATCCTGAAGCAGAGCCTTGAGGAGGTCTACAACGCTGAAACGGCAGCACGTTATCGGGATGGTTCAACCGCCTGTCACGGCTGCAAACTGAAACCGGTCTGCGGTGGCTGCCTGGCGGTAACCGCCAGTTTTGGCCATGATCCCCTGACCAGCAAAGACCCTTACTGCTTCAGGACAAAGTGA